The DNA segment TGACCATTCACATAAAACCATACACTATTTTTTAAAATcaagtaaaaaacaaatagacaaatacaaaaatcgaaaaataaacaccaaATATTTCATTCCTGCAACTGGCCTGCTGTATGCAAAATTCTAGCACACACTGTACGCTATGGTGCAAAAATGGAATCTCTAACCCTGCACTGTCCCGGCTGTCAAATAACCCAACCTGTCAACGCAAGCACATGGTTGTTGTTTACGTTGCCGGGGCAGTCCACAGCGTTCTCTTTAGGGTTTTGAATTGCAAGTGTATCGATTTTACGAATAGTAAGCAAAAAAGCAAGTCTACTCACCATGTCGGAAGCCGACGAACAGATGGAGGTGGCCGAGGATCAAAACATCGAGGACGCTGATCTGGAAAATGCAAGCGACGGGGACGACGATGAGGATctggaggaggagaaggaggatggCAAGGCAAAGGTTTACCTACCCGGCGGTAAACTGTCCAACGATGAGGAGCTGGTGTGCGACGAATCCGCGTACATTATGCTGCACCAGGCACATACCGGAGCACCCTGCCTCAGCTTCGACATTGTAAGCGATCCGCTCGGCGATGATCGGGAAACGTTCCCCCTGACGGCGTATGTCGTCGCCGGTACGCAAGCGGCCCGTACGCACGTGAACAGCGTGATCGTAATGAAGATGGCCAATCTGACGCGCACCTCGAAACAGTCGGCCGACGGTGAGTCGGACGATGACGAGGAGGTGAGCGATAGCGAGGACGTGAACGAGGACCAAACGCCCATCCTGACGAGCGTGATGATCAAGCACCCCGGGTGCGTAAACCGGTTGCGTGTGTCCACGTTCGGGAGCTCGCAGTACGTGGCCTCGTGGAGCGAGATGGGCAAGGTGCACATTTACAACATCAACGAACAGCTGGCGGCCATCGACGATAGCAGGGCGCGCAAGACGTACCAGCAGAACAAGACCGGTGACGGGGTGAAGCCAGATTTCACCTTTTCCGGGCACCAGAAGGAAGGCTTCGCGATCGACTGGTGTCCGACGACGCGTGGCATGCTGGCGACGGGCGACTGTCGGCGTGATATTCACATCTGGCGCCCGAACGACAAGGGCGCGTGGAATGTGGACCAGCGGCCGCTCGTGGGACACACGGACTCGGTCGAAGATATACAGTGGAGCCCGAACGAAGCGAATGTGCTCGCCTCCTGCTCGGTGGACAAATCGATCCGCATTTGGGACTGTCGGGCGGCGCCCGCCAAAGCCTGCATGCTGACGGCGGAGAATGCGCACGAAAGCGATGTGAATGTAATTAGCTGGAATCGCAACGAACCGCTCATCG comes from the Anopheles coluzzii chromosome 2, AcolN3, whole genome shotgun sequence genome and includes:
- the LOC120950411 gene encoding glutamate-rich WD repeat-containing protein 1; translated protein: MSEADEQMEVAEDQNIEDADLENASDGDDDEDLEEEKEDGKAKVYLPGGKLSNDEELVCDESAYIMLHQAHTGAPCLSFDIVSDPLGDDRETFPLTAYVVAGTQAARTHVNSVIVMKMANLTRTSKQSADGESDDDEEVSDSEDVNEDQTPILTSVMIKHPGCVNRLRVSTFGSSQYVASWSEMGKVHIYNINEQLAAIDDSRARKTYQQNKTGDGVKPDFTFSGHQKEGFAIDWCPTTRGMLATGDCRRDIHIWRPNDKGAWNVDQRPLVGHTDSVEDIQWSPNEANVLASCSVDKSIRIWDCRAAPAKACMLTAENAHESDVNVISWNRNEPLIASGGDDGVLQIWDLRQFQSKTPVATFKHHTDHITTVEWHPKESTILASGGDDDQIALWDLSVEKDDGDDANDDPNLKDLPPQLLFIHQGQSEIKELHWHPQLKGVILSTAHSGFNVFRTISV